The Candidatus Zixiibacteriota bacterium genomic interval ATATCGAAATACTGCCGCACGACCTCTTTCAGGCCGGCTACACCCAGCAGCCGTTTGCGGTACTCGGCAAATGGCAACTCATCGGACAACTCCAGCTTCTTGCCGGCTGAAAAATAGTCCGTGATCGCCTCGTACGGATTCTGGGGCGCATGCTCTCCGCGCGGTTTCTCTTTCGTCGGTGTGGGGAAGTGCCGTAGGAACAGTGCGTTGATCGCCTTTCCGATCAGATTCTGGGTCACCAGGATCGCCCCCTCCTGTTCCCCCTCATAGACCAGCTCGATCTTGCCGGTGACCGAGGGAACGATCGCATATAAATCGCACACGCGGGGGAAGAGGTCGTTGTCGCTATTGCGTAGCGCCCGGCGCTCGATGTTGGACAACAGATTCTCATACGCCGAAATCGACACACGCGCCGACACACCAGAACTCTGGTCGACATGCTCGCTGGAGCGCGCCTGAAACGTGACCTCCTCAATGATGTCCTTCACGAATTCGGGGATCCGGACCGGCTTGTCCTTGGCGCTTTGCTCGCAGTCAGTAATGGCGCGGGCATCCTCGATCGAACGCGGGTAATGGGTAATGATCTGCGAATCGATGCGGTCCTTCAGCGGTGTAATGATGTTACCACGGTTGGTGTAGTCTTCCGGATTGGCCGAAAACACCATGACCAGATCGAGCGGCACGCGCAGGGGGAATCCGCGCACTTGGATATCGCTTTCTTCGAGTATGTTCAGAAGCCCCACCTGAATGCGCGGCTGGAGGTCCGGCAACTCATTGATGGCGAAAATACCGCGGTTGGTGCGCGGAATGATCCCCCAATGGATCACCTCTTCGTTGGAAATATCCAACTTCTCCCGCGCGGCCTTGATGGGGTCGATATCGCCGATCAGGTCGGCGATGGACACGTCGGGAGTAGCCAGTTTCTCGTGGTACCGTTCGTTCCGGTGCCGCCATTCGATCGGCAATTTGTCTCCCCATTCGGCCAGAGCGGCTTTGGCGCGAGGGGAGATCGGCTTGAATGGGTCCTCGTTGAGATAGGTGCCGGCAATGACCGGCTGCCACTCGTCCAATAGATTCGTCAACAGACGGAGTATTCGGCTCTTGGCCTGGCCGCGCAGTCCCAGCAGAATGAAGTGATGACGGGACAGGACGGCGTTCTCGATCTGCGGGATGACCGTCTTTTCATAGCCGACGATCCCCGGAAAGGGCCTTTCTCCGGACTTGATCTTGGTCAGAAGATTTTGACGCATCTCCTCTTTGACCGGGCGGCTTTGCCAACCGGATTTCCGCAATTCGCCGAGCGTCCTGGGCAATGTATTCGTCACACCGTCTCCTTTAATGCTATCGCGCGTTATGCCCGTGTCCGGGCCTGTATAGGTAAACAGTGGTGCGGGGCAGTTGGTTCGTAAGATGGATGAGTTTGGCCTACGGCATTGCGAAAATGGGAAAGCAAGGCGACCGCTGCCTGGCCGGGCGACTTACCCGAGCGGCCGGAAATAGTTCCCGCGGGAAGCTTTCGCCACCGACCCGCTCGGCACGGCGAGCACTTCGGCCTTGAACGGATGGCTCCCTTTGATCACGATAATGTCATTGGGACTGACGATGAAGGAGGCTTTCACGCGCCTCCCATTGACCTCGACCAAGCCGTTGTCGGATAGCTCCTTGGCCACGGCACGGCGTCTGACGATGCCGACTGTGGAAAGATAGTCGTCGATCCGCATCAGCCTTCAAGTCGATTATCGATGTAGGTCCGTGTCTTGATCTGCGCCAACCATTTGTCCACCAGTTTGCCGGTCTTGTCCTGGCGGGCGAGCTCCTTGATTCTGTCGAAGTCGGATTCGAGCGTGTAAGTCTTCGACGGCTGGTATTCGAGCAACTTGAGGATGTGCAGGCCATACTGGGACTTCACCGGTCCACGGTATTCGCCGGCGGTCTGCCATCCTGACACCGTCGCCACGAAGTCAGGGGGTAGCTGGCTGATTGCATACCACCCCAGTTCGCCGCCGGTGGCGCGCGTATCGTTGTCATTGGAAAAGGTCTTGGCCAGTTCGCCGAAATCGGCGCCCCCCTGTACAGCTTTCAACAGTGAATCGGCAAGCTGCATTGTGCGAGCCGAGTCGGCCGCCGACGGCGCCACGGCAAGCAGCACATGACGCAGCCGCAACTTGTCGTCCTGTCTCCCTTCGCACTTGATGATGTGATATCCGAATTGGGTCCGGATGACACCGCTGATCTCGCCTGGGTTGAGCGCGAAGGCAGCTCGTGCGAACTCGGGGACAACGTCGTCCTTGCCCACGTAGCCCAGGTCTCCGCCGTTGGCCCCCGCCCCGAGACTGGAGAATTGCGCGGAGATCGACGCAAAGTCCGCCCCCTCGAGAATGCGCTGGCGCAGCTTCTCGGCGGCAAGTTTTACCGAGTCCTCGACGACCGGCGATGCGTGGTACGTCAGTAAGATATGAGCCAGCTTGACACCCTCCGGCTGGTTCGGTATCGAATCCTTGAACTTGTGGTAAAACTCTTCCACCTCGTGGCGGGATACGGACACATCGGCTAGTTTTTTCTGTATCAGCCGCTGTTTGAGCATCTGATTCTCGAGATCACCCCGGTATCGTTTTTTCAAATCACGTAGCGTCAGCCCTTCCTGCGCCAGTGCCGTCAGGAACTCTTCGTTGGAGTTGAACCGTCCGGCCACCCGAGCTACTTGTTCGTCAAGCGCCTGGTCCACTTCTTCCGGTCGTACGCTGATAGAGGTGTCCTTCCTGGCCTCGATCAGAAACAACTGCTCCGAGATCATCTGGTCCAGCACTTCCTTCTGCATGGCCGCGAACTCGGCGTCGTTTTTCGGACGACGACCCGATTGAAATGCCGCCATCTGGACCTGAGTGGTCAGCTCGGACGACAGTATGACTTCGTTCCCTACGACGGCGACGATCTTGTCGATCATCTCTCGCTCCGCATGGGCTGCGCCGGTCGCAGCGAACAGCGCCGCCAGGACAATCAGACAATGTGTCAGCGTGCGGCGCATCAGTTCCTCTGCGCGGTGGTGCTGTCGGCCGAAGCATAGCGAGTTTTGTCGACCGTGCTCCACAGGACATCGTCGTTGACGGCTATAGTCAGGCTGCCCTTTCGGTCCGCCACCCACTGCTGGAACTCCTGCACTTTCTGGTCGCTGCTGAGCTTCTGGATGATGGTTCGCTTGACGCCCAGGTAGTCTTTCAACTCGGCGTTCATCTTGTCGATGACATAAAAGACCGAATAGCGCCCCAGCGTGACGACCGGGCCACCGATCTCACCCACCGGCGTCTTCCAGGCCAGATCGAACACCTCCGGGAACCACTTCCGCTCTATATAGCCCAGGTCGCCGTCACTGCCGCGCTTGGCGGGACGCTCCGTGTATTCGGCAGCCTTCTTCTTGAAATCGTCGAGCGACCGGATCTGCTTGGTCAGTCGCCCCGCCAGGAGTTCATCAGACACCAGGATCTCGTACACGTGCACTTTGGCCGGATTGGTGTACTCGTCCGGGTGCTCGTCGTAGTACTTCCGCACCACGGCATCATCAGGTATGGGCAGGTGCGGGATCGAATCGTTTCGCATCATATCCGCCATCGTCCATTCCTTGAAGAGCTTTATCTTCTTCTTGAACAACTCCTCGTTCTCGATGCCGGTCTGGTTGGCTTCATAGATGAGGATATCGTTCAGTTTTATCTGGAAGACGAATGACGCCAGAGAATCGTACTGGTCGAAATTGGGACGCATGGCCGCCGGGGTCTGCTGTTGGCGGGCGAGTGTCAGGTACTCGTACAGTGTGACCTGCCCGCCCGGCCAGGTGGCCATCACCAGTTCACGTTCGTTCCGGTCAAGCTGGGTATCATCGAAGTCGTTCCTGGGCAGTGTCGCCAGCAACTGGGGCGGATAGAGCTCCTCGCGCTTGTGCATGACATAATCGCAGGTGGTCCGGTCCACCGTCATCGGGTACTTCTTCTTGAGCGCGTCAAGATAATCCGACATCAGCTTCATCCGCTTGCCGCTGACCACCCTGTTGAACAGGTCCTCTTTCATATCGTTGTATGAGGCCCGCATGTCGTTCGGCTGGCGATCCACCAGCTTGATAACATGATAACCGTAGGGTGATTTGACCGGCGGAGAGATCTCTCCGGGCTCCAGTTTGAATACGGCCTGCTCGAACTCGGACAATTGAGGCGGAAATGCGCCCCAGGTAAAATAGCCAAGGTCACCACGGTTCCGCTTGGCCGACGGATCCATCGAATAGTCGTAGGCGAGTTGGTCGAAGTTCTCTCCTGAAGTCAGTTTGGTGATAAGTATTTGCGCCGTGTCCTGCGACTTCACAAGGATCTGCGAGGCGCGGACCTTGTATTCGAGATGATTCCAGAAGTCCTTCATTTCGGCATCACTGACCGGCGACTTCTGCACGATGTTCTTGTCATACAGGACGTCCAGAAGAAACTTGTCCTTGTTGGCCAGCACCACGCGGGCTATCTCCTCGGACTTGTCGAGCCCCTTTTCATATGCAGCCTGAACCAGCATCCGGAGGACCATCAGGGTGTCCAGCAGTTCGCGCTTCTTGTCGAACTCCTCCTGGGCGTTCCGGTACGTGAAATGCATGTTCTCGATGTAATCCTTGAACTCGTTGACGGTGATCTCCTCGTTGCCAACCTGGGCGATCGTCTCGCCGCCATTCTTACTGCAGCCGGTCATAAGACCTGCTGCCAGTCCGAGCGCCAGGAGGGAACTGAACATATATCGTTTGCTCATATCAGACTATGACCTCCACATCATCGTGTCTTGTACCAAGGGTGCATGCCCGGGGTTCCGAAGGGTACCCTGGCGGTAAAGCGGCCCAAGATAACAGCCGTGACCCGGTTTGCCAAGCGGTTTTGGGAGATGAAACGACCAGTGCTATTCGTAGTCGGACTCGAGATATTCCTGAGTGCTGGACTGGCGCACCAGCCGCTGTGAGAGCTTCTTGGTGAACTCAAGCGCCGAGTTCTCGCCATACACCTTGAGCATGTGATTCATGGCGATAACCTCTGAGATCACGGTGATATTCTTCCCCGGCGAGATGGGGACATTGATCTGCGGGATATTCACCCCAAGCAAAGTGGTGTGATAGTCTTCCAGCCCGAGCCGCTCGTACTGGGCGGTCTCCGACCACAGGGTGAGATGGACCTCCACCTCGATCCGCTTCTGCAGACGAATGGCCCTGATGCCGAACAGCTCCTCGACATCGATGATCCCCACGCCCCGAATCTCCATGTGGTGACCGAGCAGCTCCGATCCGGAGCCGATTATGACGTCGGGCGCTACACGCGTGACGCGCACGACATCATCGGCCACAAGGCGGTGGCCGCGCTCAACCAGGTCGAGGGCTACCTCAGATTTGCCGATACCGGATTTCCCGGTATAGAGCAGTCCCACCCCGTAGACATCCACCAGCGTGCCGTGCACGTTGATGGTGGGCGCAAAAGTGTGATCGAGGTAGGCCGAAAGTCGCTGGCTGAGGTCGGCGGTCGTTAACCGGCTGGAGAAAACGGCGGTGTTGAATCTGTCACCGACAGTGATGAAATCGATCGGCGGCGTGATCCCCTTGGAGATGATCACCATCGGCAGGTCCTGCCCGAACATTTTTTCGGCGATCTCGATGAGTCGTTCCCGGGATATTTGGCTCATGTAAGTCATTTCGGTCTCGCCGAGAATCTGTATTCGTTTGTTGGCGAACCGCTCGAAAAATCCCGTCAACGCCAGCCCCGGCCGGTGCAGCTCGGCGTTGTGGACGATCTTCTTCATCCCTTCGCCGTTGCCGGACAGCAGTGTGAGTTCAAGGTCCTGGCTGCGCGCCTGGAAGATCTTATCGACAGTAACGGTGGCCATGAGGTGATAAATATAGCCCGACCGGAAACGGTCGGGCAAGCTTGAAATCGGATTTTCGAGTCACCGCTCGTACGAAACGGCGCCAGAACTTAGACTGAGATGACCGCCGTCAGGGGGTGTTTGACCTGTCCGAGCACCGCACTCGCCGAAAGTCCGCCGCCGAACGCAAACCACACGAACCGCTTGCCCATCGACAGCGCCGCCGCGTTCAAGGCGACCGCAAGTGGGATGGATGCGGAAGTCGTATTGCCGAACTGACCCCCGGCATCGAGGACCGTTCCCTGGAAACCGTTCCGCTTCCACTGTGTGATGATCTCCTGGTTCAAGGTCAGGTTCGCCTCGTGAAGTGTTGCCAGGTCGATATCGCCAAGTGTCCACCCGGCCTTCTTCAGCGCCGCCTGTATCCCCGGGCCGCCGATGAGCGGAACCATCAACTCCCGCACCATGGCGCCGTCCATAGTGAGCCGATTCTGATACTCACGGATCTCCCGCTCCGTCTGGATCGGTCGGCTGGAGCCGCCGGCCGGTGTGATGATCACGTCGCCGTCCTTGCCGCTGGCCCAGCTCCAGAACTGCTTGGGCGAAAACCAGTCCTCCTCGGGCGGTACGGCAATGCACCAGGTGGCGGTGCCGGCATCGCCCAAAACGCAGGCGAACGCGCGGTCGCGCCAGTTGATCGTCGTGCTCATTTTGTCCGCGCCGATGACCAGCACGTTTTTCGCCATGCCCGATGAGATCAGCATGTAGGCATGGTGCAGACTGGTGACCCAGGTGCTGCAGGCGAGCGAACAATCAATACAATGAAACTCGCGCGGAGACTCGCCGATATGGGTGGGGATGCCGAGGCGATCCTGAAGGATAGCCGCATCCGGCGGGCTGTTCAAGTATGATGGTGTGACCGTGCCAAAGACGATACCATCGATCTCGGCCGGTCGAAGTCCTGTTTCGGCCAGAAGCGCCAGTGCCGCTCGGGCGGCCAGATCGATCGTCCCCTCGGCATCAGCGGCGAAACGCCGCTCCGAAAAGCCGATAAACCGCCGGATCCACCGATCGCTGGTTTCGAACTGTTTCTTCTGTTTGCGGTCGAGCACCTCGTGGCCGTTGCGGCGCTGTTCGGCCGCGATACTCATGCGCTCTTTGCGAAGGCGCGCGGCGATACGATCGTTCGAAATGCGGTGGCGTGGCGCGTACGCGCTGATGCCGCCGATCCGCATGCCAAATCTCTGATAACTGCTCATGCCATCTTTCCGTCCGGCGGTCGGCCGATACCGATACCGTTATACCTCATCCATGTACCATACGATGCAGCCCGGTCAGTCAATGGCGACCGGAGGCGCTGTTGCCGCAACGAGAGCGCGCGGGCGCTCTCGTTGCGATGGATTTGCGCTCAAGCAGCAATTCTCCGGTCAACTACCGAAGCGCTGCCTGAGTTTGATACGAACTACCAGCGATTCGGCCGGCGGTTGTTCATCAGTTTGCTGCCGCGCGGTTGGGCCTCGCTCACCTTGAGCGTACGGCCGTCAAGATCCTGGCCGTTCAGGCCGGCGATGGCCGCCTGTCCCTGTTCTTTCTTCGGCATCTCGACGAAGCCAAAGCCGCGGGGCTGACCGGTCTCACGGTCGGTGATGATGGCGACCGACGATACCTCGCCGAACCCCTCGAACGCCGCACGCAGTCCCTGCTCGGTCGTTCCGTGTGACAGGTTGCCGACATAGATGTTCATAAGAACCTTTCGTGTTTGTTCATTCCTGCCACGCCCTTGCCGTGTGTGACACCAGGTCGAACGGAATAAACGGTTATTTCCGGGCTTGTGCCCTGAGCCGACTGTGAAGATTTTTGGCAAGGGTTAACTTCGTGAGCTACGACTTGCTAAAAGATCAACGGGCGGCCGTATGTCTTGGTGCCAAGAATAGCATTGCTGCCGGGGCAAGTCAATAATTTTCTGGGAGCACGGAATGTACCGGGTACCCCACCGGCGTCGTCCTGAGCGTAGACGAAGGATTGCGGTGGGTTCGATGGCTTCCCGGCCGGTGGCCCACCCGCTTGCGGGTGGAATCCGATGTGATTACTTTAGCATCCTCCACAGATACGCGTACTCAAGCGCAATCACCCGCGCCCGCTGTTTGTTGTCCGCGCCGCTGGCGTGACCGCCGCTCAACTCCTCATAGAAAAATGTCTTGTACCCCATCTGCTCCATCCTGGCTGCCATCTTCCGGGCATGCCCTGGATGCACGCGATCGTCGGCGGTCGAGGTCCAGAAGAACACTTCAGGATACTTCACCCCGCTCTTGAGATTCTGATATGGCGAATACTTCTCGATGTACGCTCGCTGCTCCGCAATCTCCGGATCACCATACTCACCGATCCACGAGGAGCCTGCCCCCATCTTAGTGTAGCGCAGCATATCCAGAAGCGGTATCTGGCAGACCACCGCCTTGAACAGATCGGGCCTCTGCACAAAACAGGTACCGACCAGCAGCCCGCCATTGCTCCCACCCATAATGCCAAGATGGGCCGGCGAGGTTACACCACGACGAATGAGATCCTCGGCAACGGAAATGAAATCATCGAATGCCTTCTGTCGATTCTCCTTGAGGGCGGACTTA includes:
- a CDS encoding S4 domain-containing protein, yielding MRIDDYLSTVGIVRRRAVAKELSDNGLVEVNGRRVKASFIVSPNDIIVIKGSHPFKAEVLAVPSGSVAKASRGNYFRPLG
- the hprK gene encoding HPr(Ser) kinase/phosphatase — protein: MPDRFRSGYIYHLMATVTVDKIFQARSQDLELTLLSGNGEGMKKIVHNAELHRPGLALTGFFERFANKRIQILGETEMTYMSQISRERLIEIAEKMFGQDLPMVIISKGITPPIDFITVGDRFNTAVFSSRLTTADLSQRLSAYLDHTFAPTINVHGTLVDVYGVGLLYTGKSGIGKSEVALDLVERGHRLVADDVVRVTRVAPDVIIGSGSELLGHHMEIRGVGIIDVEELFGIRAIRLQKRIEVEVHLTLWSETAQYERLGLEDYHTTLLGVNIPQINVPISPGKNITVISEVIAMNHMLKVYGENSALEFTKKLSQRLVRQSSTQEYLESDYE
- a CDS encoding RNA-binding protein, translating into MNIYVGNLSHGTTEQGLRAAFEGFGEVSSVAIITDRETGQPRGFGFVEMPKKEQGQAAIAGLNGQDLDGRTLKVSEAQPRGSKLMNNRRPNRW
- a CDS encoding magnesium chelatase, yielding MTNTLPRTLGELRKSGWQSRPVKEEMRQNLLTKIKSGERPFPGIVGYEKTVIPQIENAVLSRHHFILLGLRGQAKSRILRLLTNLLDEWQPVIAGTYLNEDPFKPISPRAKAALAEWGDKLPIEWRHRNERYHEKLATPDVSIADLIGDIDPIKAAREKLDISNEEVIHWGIIPRTNRGIFAINELPDLQPRIQVGLLNILEESDIQVRGFPLRVPLDLVMVFSANPEDYTNRGNIITPLKDRIDSQIITHYPRSIEDARAITDCEQSAKDKPVRIPEFVKDIIEEVTFQARSSEHVDQSSGVSARVSISAYENLLSNIERRALRNSDNDLFPRVCDLYAIVPSVTGKIELVYEGEQEGAILVTQNLIGKAINALFLRHFPTPTKEKPRGEHAPQNPYEAITDYFSAGKKLELSDELPFAEYRKRLLGVAGLKEVVRQYFDIADERELLLRLELVLEGLHHNNIIAREEVDAIVRYADVFSDMLKGLGGSR
- a CDS encoding peptidylprolyl isomerase — translated: MRRTLTHCLIVLAALFAATGAAHAEREMIDKIVAVVGNEVILSSELTTQVQMAAFQSGRRPKNDAEFAAMQKEVLDQMISEQLFLIEARKDTSISVRPEEVDQALDEQVARVAGRFNSNEEFLTALAQEGLTLRDLKKRYRGDLENQMLKQRLIQKKLADVSVSRHEVEEFYHKFKDSIPNQPEGVKLAHILLTYHASPVVEDSVKLAAEKLRQRILEGADFASISAQFSSLGAGANGGDLGYVGKDDVVPEFARAAFALNPGEISGVIRTQFGYHIIKCEGRQDDKLRLRHVLLAVAPSAADSARTMQLADSLLKAVQGGADFGELAKTFSNDNDTRATGGELGWYAISQLPPDFVATVSGWQTAGEYRGPVKSQYGLHILKLLEYQPSKTYTLESDFDRIKELARQDKTGKLVDKWLAQIKTRTYIDNRLEG
- a CDS encoding 3-oxoacyl-[acyl-carrier-protein] synthase III C-terminal domain-containing protein yields the protein MSSYQRFGMRIGGISAYAPRHRISNDRIAARLRKERMSIAAEQRRNGHEVLDRKQKKQFETSDRWIRRFIGFSERRFAADAEGTIDLAARAALALLAETGLRPAEIDGIVFGTVTPSYLNSPPDAAILQDRLGIPTHIGESPREFHCIDCSLACSTWVTSLHHAYMLISSGMAKNVLVIGADKMSTTINWRDRAFACVLGDAGTATWCIAVPPEEDWFSPKQFWSWASGKDGDVIITPAGGSSRPIQTEREIREYQNRLTMDGAMVRELMVPLIGGPGIQAALKKAGWTLGDIDLATLHEANLTLNQEIITQWKRNGFQGTVLDAGGQFGNTTSASIPLAVALNAAALSMGKRFVWFAFGGGLSASAVLGQVKHPLTAVISV
- a CDS encoding peptidylprolyl isomerase, with translation MSKRYMFSSLLALGLAAGLMTGCSKNGGETIAQVGNEEITVNEFKDYIENMHFTYRNAQEEFDKKRELLDTLMVLRMLVQAAYEKGLDKSEEIARVVLANKDKFLLDVLYDKNIVQKSPVSDAEMKDFWNHLEYKVRASQILVKSQDTAQILITKLTSGENFDQLAYDYSMDPSAKRNRGDLGYFTWGAFPPQLSEFEQAVFKLEPGEISPPVKSPYGYHVIKLVDRQPNDMRASYNDMKEDLFNRVVSGKRMKLMSDYLDALKKKYPMTVDRTTCDYVMHKREELYPPQLLATLPRNDFDDTQLDRNERELVMATWPGGQVTLYEYLTLARQQQTPAAMRPNFDQYDSLASFVFQIKLNDILIYEANQTGIENEELFKKKIKLFKEWTMADMMRNDSIPHLPIPDDAVVRKYYDEHPDEYTNPAKVHVYEILVSDELLAGRLTKQIRSLDDFKKKAAEYTERPAKRGSDGDLGYIERKWFPEVFDLAWKTPVGEIGGPVVTLGRYSVFYVIDKMNAELKDYLGVKRTIIQKLSSDQKVQEFQQWVADRKGSLTIAVNDDVLWSTVDKTRYASADSTTAQRN